The following are from one region of the Silene latifolia isolate original U9 population chromosome 9, ASM4854445v1, whole genome shotgun sequence genome:
- the LOC141602328 gene encoding aspartic proteinase CDR1-like codes for MHAMVNYILFMALVMLPLFQLFPSPNMGYARKLTTKNEIFSVDLIRRNSSKITLRAGDQGRFSLGSISHHHQITLSSKFYDKTTVQTVVIPDGGAFDMKISIGTPPVEFTAIADTGSDLIWVQCSPCQRCIGQQPHLFDPTQSSTDNIIACTSQFCDANQLGLLQAGCSQNDNSCMYTYGYVGGTQTRGVLSRDTVTFPPTSISDVVFGCGYNQEGTLGNGDGLVGLGGGPLSLVSQLGPNINYKFSYCLTPESSGVTSKLNFGIDVTGPGVISTPFDNQNTPAKHYYVSLDSISIGDTSVPVTNTISVDSGTTLTYLPSDVYEGIKNAVEASIGLTPVNGPNPIYPNQKFDPCYETDSLDGLNFPGMVFHFSGGDVMLKAENSFITGDGLACFTMVPTDSPTFIFGNIAQTNFHIGYDLQAQQVSFAPADCTQF; via the coding sequence ATGCATGCTATGGTTAACTATATTTTGTTCATGGCATTGGTAATGCTTCCACTCTTTCAATTGTTTCCTAGCCCTAATATGGGTTATGCTAGAAAATTGACGACCAAAAATGAAATTTTTTCGGTCGATCTCATTCGTCGTAATTCCTCTAAAATCACCTTACGAGCAGGCGACCAAGGGAGGTTCTCCCTTGGCTCGATCTCTCACCACCACCAGATAACGCTATCTTCTAAATTCTACGACAAAACTACTGTCCAAACTGTTGTAATCCCCGATGGAGGGGCATTCGACATGAAAATATCAATAGGTACTCCCCCAGTAGAGTTCACAGCAATTGCTGACACAGGGAGCGACCTGATCTGGGTCCAGTGCTCCCCGTGTCAACGTTGCATAGGGCAACAACCCCATTTATTCGACCCAACACAATCCTCGACGGATAATATAATTGCATGCACCTCTCAATTTTGTGATGCAAACCAATTGGGCTTGCTTCAAGCGGGTTGTTCACAAAATGACAATTCATGTATGTATACATATGGTTATGTAGGTGGGACTCAGACTAGGGGCGTGTTGAGCAGGGATACCGTTACTTTCCCTCCAACGTCTATATCCGACGTAGTGTTCGGGTGTGGGTATAACCAGGAAGGTACTTTGGGTAATGGGGATGGACTAGTCGGGTTAGGAGGCGGGCCTTTGTCATTAGTGTCACAACTCGGCCCAAATATCAACTACAAATTTTCTTACTGTTTAACCCCTGAATCTTCAGGGGTTACCAGTAAGTTAAATTTTGGGATTGATGTGACGGGTCCAGGAGTTATATCAACTCCTTTTGACAATCAAAATACACCAGCTAAACATTACTATGTATCCCTAGATAGTATTAGTATCGGGGACACTTCTGTCCCCGTTACTAATACTATAAGTGTAGACTCTGGTACAACATTGACATATTTACCATCGGATGTCTATGAAGGAATTAAGAATGCCGTTGAGGCAAGTATTGGGCTCACCCCGGTAAATGGCCCAAACCCGATTTACCCAAACCAGAAGTTCGATCCTTGCTATGAGACTGACTCATTGGACGGGTTAAATTTCCCGGGTATGGTGTTCCATTTTAGTGGAGGGGATGTTATGCTTAAGGCCGAAAATAGTTTCATTACTGGGGATGGGTTGGCTTGTTTTACAATGGTGCCTACAGATAGTCCTACTTTCATATTTGGGAATATTGCTCAAACAAACTTTCATATTGGGTATGATTTGCAAGCACAACAAGTCTCTTTTGCTCCAGCTGATTGCACCCAGTTTTGA